The proteins below come from a single Triticum aestivum cultivar Chinese Spring chromosome 5D, IWGSC CS RefSeq v2.1, whole genome shotgun sequence genomic window:
- the LOC123125773 gene encoding endo-1,4-beta-xylanase 3-like isoform X1 yields the protein MAGTPDVNLDGSLITGCTPFGSRTTTLSLHNEEETAIAAGNGDGNEPSGRYILVAGRADEKDGLRQTIAGGVLKPGITYRVAGWIGLGAGAARGTSHPVRVNLGVTMDDDDNESLQVECGAVCAEAGGWTEIMGAFRLRTEPRGAALYVHGGPAGVGVKVMDLRVFQTDREARFRQLKDKTDQARKRDVILKLGAATGAASVRVVQMDNSFPFGTCINTTVIQNPAFLDFFTNHFDWAVFENELKWYHTEAQQGQLNYADADALLALCDRLRKRVRGHCVFWSVDGDVQQWVKNLGKDELKSAVQSRLEGLVSRYAGKFPHYDVNNEMLHGQFFRDRLADEDVPAFMFKEVARLDPEPALFVNDFNVECGNDPNATPEKYAEQVAWLESCGAVVGGIGLQGHVQNPVGEVICAALDRLATTGVPIWFTELDVSEPDVSLRAKDLEVVLREAYAHPAVEGVVLWGFMQNTMWRQDAWLVDADGTVNEAGQMFLNLQREWKTDVRGNADGDGNFKFRGFHGRYFVEVTTATGCRMLKTFTVEKGDNTPLLVDLGDA from the exons ATGGCAGGCACTCCG GACGTGAACCTGGACGGCAGCCTGATCACCGGCTGCACACCCTTCGGCTCGCGCACGACGACGCTGTCCCTGCACAATGAGGAGGAGACGGCCATCGCCGCGGGGAATGGCGATGGCAACGAGCCCAGCGGCCGGTACATTCTCGTGGCGGGGCGCGCCGACGAGAAGGACGGCCTGCGCCAGACGATCGCGGGCGGCGTCCTCAAGCCAGGGATCACGTACCGCGTGGCCGGGTGGATCGGCCTGGGCGCAGGCGCGGCGCGGGGGACGAGCCACCCGGTGCGCGTCAACCTTGGTGTCACTATGGACGACGATGACAATGAGAGCCTGCAGGTGGAGTGCGGCGCGGTCTGCGCCGAGGCCGGCGGGTGGACGGAGATCATGGGCGCCTTCCGCCTCAGGACGGAGCCGCGCGGCGCTGCGCTTTACGTCCACGGCGGCCCCGCCGGCGTCGGCGTCAAGGTCATGGATCTCCGCGTTTTCCAGACAGACCGCGAGGCGCGCTTCCGGCAGCTCAAAGACAAGACTGACCAG GCGCGCAAGAGGGACGTGATCCTCAAGCTGGGCGCGGCGACGGGAGCGGCGTCCGTGCGCGTCGTGCAGATGGACAACAGTTTCCCTTTCGGGACATGCATCAACACGACGGTGATCCAGAACCCGGCCTTCCTCGACTTCTTCACCAACCACTTCGACTGGGCagtcttcgagaacgagctcaagTGGTACCACACGGAGGCGCAACAGGGCCAGCTCAACTACGCCGACGCCGACGCGCTCCTCGCGCTCTGCGACCGCCTGCGCAAGCGCGTCCGCGGCCACTGCGTCTTCTGGTCCGTGGACGGCGACGTGCAGCAGTGGGTCAAGAACCTCGGCAAGGACGAGCTGAAGTCCGCCGTCCAGAGCCGCCTCGAAGGCCTCGTCTCCCGCTACGCCGGCAAGTTCCCGCACTACGACGTCAACAATGAGATGCTGCACGGCCAATTCTTCCGGGACCGCCTCGCCGACGAGGACGTCCCGGCGTTCATGTTCAAGGAGGTGGCGCGGCTCGACCCGGAGCCCGCGCTCTTCGTCAACGACTTCAACGTGGAATGCGGCAACGACCCCAACGCGACGCCGGAGAAGTACGCCGAGCAGGTCGCGTGGCTGGAGAGCTGCGGCGCCGTGGTGGGCGGCATCGGGCTGCAGGGCCACGTGCAGAACCCCGTCGGGGAGGTCATCTGCGCCGCGCTCGACAGGCTCGCCACCACCGGCGTGCCCATCTGGTTCACGGAGCTGGACGTGTCGGAGCCCGACGTGAGCCTCCGCGCCAAGGACTTGGAGGTGGTGCTCCGGGAGGCATACGCGCACCCTGCGGTGGAGGGCGTCGTGCTCTGGGGGTTCATGCAGAACACGATGTGGCGGCAGGACGCCTGGCTCGTAGACGCCGACGGCACCGTCAACGAAGCTGGCCAGATGTTCCTGAACCTCCAGAGGGAATGGAAGACGGACGTGCGCGGGAACGCCGACGGCGATGGAAACTTCAAGTTCAGGGGCTTCCACGGCAGATACTTCGTCGAGGTCACCACGGCGACGGGGTGTCGGATGCTCAAGACGTTCACGGTGGAGAAAGGAGACAACACGCCTCTCCTGGTGGATTTGGGCGATGCCTGA
- the LOC123125773 gene encoding endo-1,4-beta-xylanase 3-like isoform X2 — protein MDDDDNESLQVECGAVCAEAGGWTEIMGAFRLRTEPRGAALYVHGGPAGVGVKVMDLRVFQTDREARFRQLKDKTDQARKRDVILKLGAATGAASVRVVQMDNSFPFGTCINTTVIQNPAFLDFFTNHFDWAVFENELKWYHTEAQQGQLNYADADALLALCDRLRKRVRGHCVFWSVDGDVQQWVKNLGKDELKSAVQSRLEGLVSRYAGKFPHYDVNNEMLHGQFFRDRLADEDVPAFMFKEVARLDPEPALFVNDFNVECGNDPNATPEKYAEQVAWLESCGAVVGGIGLQGHVQNPVGEVICAALDRLATTGVPIWFTELDVSEPDVSLRAKDLEVVLREAYAHPAVEGVVLWGFMQNTMWRQDAWLVDADGTVNEAGQMFLNLQREWKTDVRGNADGDGNFKFRGFHGRYFVEVTTATGCRMLKTFTVEKGDNTPLLVDLGDA, from the exons ATGGACGACGATGACAATGAGAGCCTGCAGGTGGAGTGCGGCGCGGTCTGCGCCGAGGCCGGCGGGTGGACGGAGATCATGGGCGCCTTCCGCCTCAGGACGGAGCCGCGCGGCGCTGCGCTTTACGTCCACGGCGGCCCCGCCGGCGTCGGCGTCAAGGTCATGGATCTCCGCGTTTTCCAGACAGACCGCGAGGCGCGCTTCCGGCAGCTCAAAGACAAGACTGACCAG GCGCGCAAGAGGGACGTGATCCTCAAGCTGGGCGCGGCGACGGGAGCGGCGTCCGTGCGCGTCGTGCAGATGGACAACAGTTTCCCTTTCGGGACATGCATCAACACGACGGTGATCCAGAACCCGGCCTTCCTCGACTTCTTCACCAACCACTTCGACTGGGCagtcttcgagaacgagctcaagTGGTACCACACGGAGGCGCAACAGGGCCAGCTCAACTACGCCGACGCCGACGCGCTCCTCGCGCTCTGCGACCGCCTGCGCAAGCGCGTCCGCGGCCACTGCGTCTTCTGGTCCGTGGACGGCGACGTGCAGCAGTGGGTCAAGAACCTCGGCAAGGACGAGCTGAAGTCCGCCGTCCAGAGCCGCCTCGAAGGCCTCGTCTCCCGCTACGCCGGCAAGTTCCCGCACTACGACGTCAACAATGAGATGCTGCACGGCCAATTCTTCCGGGACCGCCTCGCCGACGAGGACGTCCCGGCGTTCATGTTCAAGGAGGTGGCGCGGCTCGACCCGGAGCCCGCGCTCTTCGTCAACGACTTCAACGTGGAATGCGGCAACGACCCCAACGCGACGCCGGAGAAGTACGCCGAGCAGGTCGCGTGGCTGGAGAGCTGCGGCGCCGTGGTGGGCGGCATCGGGCTGCAGGGCCACGTGCAGAACCCCGTCGGGGAGGTCATCTGCGCCGCGCTCGACAGGCTCGCCACCACCGGCGTGCCCATCTGGTTCACGGAGCTGGACGTGTCGGAGCCCGACGTGAGCCTCCGCGCCAAGGACTTGGAGGTGGTGCTCCGGGAGGCATACGCGCACCCTGCGGTGGAGGGCGTCGTGCTCTGGGGGTTCATGCAGAACACGATGTGGCGGCAGGACGCCTGGCTCGTAGACGCCGACGGCACCGTCAACGAAGCTGGCCAGATGTTCCTGAACCTCCAGAGGGAATGGAAGACGGACGTGCGCGGGAACGCCGACGGCGATGGAAACTTCAAGTTCAGGGGCTTCCACGGCAGATACTTCGTCGAGGTCACCACGGCGACGGGGTGTCGGATGCTCAAGACGTTCACGGTGGAGAAAGGAGACAACACGCCTCTCCTGGTGGATTTGGGCGATGCCTGA